A stretch of Camelina sativa cultivar DH55 chromosome 18, Cs, whole genome shotgun sequence DNA encodes these proteins:
- the LOC104763550 gene encoding putative F-box protein At4g17565, giving the protein MELESHQQSQFQQGRSEKCTPYPNPKRQKVEEKGGNWSNLCQDLLQMVLERLNPSDFDRAKAVCSAWRSASRETARKRNQIPWLILFPYERSYMNSCRMVNPLDKSLVYRSRNLGVEFTQIRCIATFGSWLLMFVHHQTKLYILNPLTRERINLPPLESLKSDDDDPSEVLDRLWKKSLSDLIGYTEKAVLWVDERSKDYFVFWSRMPCPIFSKKGDDFWRLFPYLSTGVLDLVYKGHLLYIYTLMCFIEVYDFSGDSPLPVTSRPYAWVPPRCLSSHSYVYAKRIAVTTSGEVLMVRCCDINSFYVYKMNHATEKWDQMASLGDQALIFDLGITVPAKDIQGIKPDSIYFSGRSFGTDYIFIFNLATRKVEPFMSYTSKFFDARWFIPNV; this is encoded by the coding sequence ATGGAATTGGAAAGCCATCAACAGAGCCAATTTCAGCAAGGAAGAAGTGAAAAATGCACGCCGTACCCTAACCCTAAGAGACAAAAAGTAGAGGAAAAAGGTGGAAACTGGTCGAATCTTTGTCAGGATTTGCTTCAGATGGTGTTGGAGCGTTTGAACCCCAGCGATTTCGATCGAGCTAAGGCTGTTTGCTCGGCATGGCGTTCTGCTTCAAGAGAAACTGCTCGAAAACGTAATCAAATCCCGTGGCTGATCCTCTTCCCTTACGAGAGATCTTACATGAATTCTTGTCGTATGGTAAACCCTTTGGATAAAAGTTTGGTTTACAGAAGTCGAAATCTTGGTGTGGAGTTTACGCAGATTCGGTGTATTGCCACTTTTGGTAGCTGGCTCCTCATGTTTGTCCACCATCAAACAAAGCTCTACATTCTAAATCCCTTAACCCGCGAGAGGATCAATCTACCTCCTCTGGAATCCCTCAAAAGCGACGACGACGACCCCTCTGAAGTTCTGGATCGTTTGTGGAAGAAATCACTATCTGATTTGATTGGCTACACGGAAAAAGCAGTGTTATGGGTAGACGAGAGAAGCAAAGATTACTTTGTGTTTTGGTCGCGTATGCCTTGTCCTATCTTCTCCAAGAAAGGAGACGACTTTTGGAGGCTGTTTCCTTATCTCAGTACTGGGGTACTCGACCTTGTATACAAAGGCCACTTGCTCTACATCTATACTCTGATGTGCTTCATTGAGGTCTACGATTTCTCTGGAGACTCTCCTCTCCCTGTCACTTCTCGTCCATATGCCTGGGTTCCTCCTCGTTGCTTGTCCTCCCATTCCTATGTATATGCCAAAAGGATTGCTGTTACTACATCCGGAGAGGTTCTTATGGTCAGATGCTGCGACATCAACAGCTTCTACGTCTACAAGATGAACCATGCCACCGAAAAATGGGATCAGATGGCTTCTTTGGGAGACCAGGCTTTGATCTTCGACCTTGGAATAACTGTCCCCGCCAAAGATATTCAAGGGATCAAACCTGACTCTATCTATTTTAGTGGTCGTAGTTTTGGCACcgattacatatttattttcaatcTCGCGACGCGCAAGGTGGAGCCATTTATGTCTTACACTAGCAAGTTCTTTGATGCACGATGGTTCATCCCAAATGTCTGA
- the LOC109130541 gene encoding uncharacterized protein LOC109130541: protein MGSLSPFFCQNILQTTWFLPYWFHPQCLSLYMALLLVSNPGPGVKQVMKMVGFQKLKHRRRKGRKEKSKFRETYAQRNLRILRNIVPGCEEIEDEEALFRKSIEHVMLLKSQVTLLRKIAHVCGV from the coding sequence ATGGGTTCCTTGTCTCCTTTTTTCTGTCAAAACATTTTACAGACAACTTGGTTTCTTCCATATTGGTTCCATCCTCAatgtctctctctatatatggcTTTGTTACTTGTCTCTAATCCCGGACCCGGAGTGAAACAAGTGATGAAGATGGTGGGGTTCCAGAAGCTCAAGCATCGTCGTCGCAAGGGACGAAAAGAGAAATCCAAGTTTCGCGAAACTTACGCCCAAAGAAACCTCCGGATCCTTCGAAATATTGTACCAGGCTGTGAAGAGATCGAGGACGAGGAAGCCTTGTTTCGCAAGTCAATCGAACATGTTATGCTTCTCAAGTCTCAGGTTACTTTACTTAGAAAGATAGCTCATGTATGTGGGGTCTAA
- the LOC104761861 gene encoding VAN3-binding protein-like, whose translation MELSLALTTTEHNLSPSEAHPNTMDFLSREWCNFAVQSLQPDHILYDRSIVPVETSIAKFQGDSSPVSCAMMDKSMKMDDPDFKPSLPSWKTSDVKSWIWMQQAMHPELSYEGFFRKKLKLPWKITPSIKKWWKEIKAKRKEEVRLQRAEVHAAVSLAGLAAALAAVASENAGKDSGNVRPSTRETAVASAAAVVAAQCAQMAETMGANRDQLSTMIGSAMTGTSVSEILTLTASATTSLRGAATLKARRGCKINRLNGSAPVLPIEDSSYLPPEFDKNTSILAKGTDLFVETPDGDFKARTVSMVLNKDGQVILKMKKHNLLRTNKQSIVTNVHVELYKDSDSEDNNIEDTCYLIVLRTNRGDIKLDMADDYSRYKTWVTTIQHMLTLSSSLRTNYDLTFYNKN comes from the exons ATGGAACTATCATTAGCATTGACGACAACAGAGCATAATCTATCGCCTTCAGAGGCACATCCAAACACTATGGACTTTCTGTCTCGCGAATGGTGTAATTTCGCTGTTCAATCGCTTCAGCCCGACCATATCCTCTACGATCGTTCCATTGTTCCCGTCGAGACATCGATCGCCAAGTTTCAAGGCGACTCGAGTCCTGTTTCTTGCGCT ATGATGGATAAGAGTATGAAGATggacgatccagattttaaGCCTTCGTTACCTTCCTGGAAAACTAGTGATGTGAAG TCATGGATATGGATGCAACAAGCAATGCACCCGGAATTGAGCTATGAAGGCTTTTTCCGCAAGAAACTT AAACTTCCCTGGAAGATTACGCCGTCGATAAAGAAGTGGTGGAAAGAGATAAAAGCGAAACGAAAGGAAGAAGTGAGGCTACAGAGAGCTGAAGTCCACGCTGCCGTGTCCTTGGCTGGTCTAGCCGCTGCTCTTGCCGCTGTAGCCTCCGAGAACGCCGGAAAAGATAGCGGAAACGTTCGACCGAGCACGAGAGAGACTGCTGTGGCTTCGGCGGCGGCTGTAGTGGCAGCACAGTGTGCGCAGATGGCGGAGACAATGGGAGCAAACAGAGATCAACTCAGCACAATGATTGGTTCCGCCATGACCGGAACAAGTGTTAGTGAGATACTCACTCTCACTGCCTCAGCTACAACTt CATTGAGAGGTGCTGCGACGCTGAAAGCAAGAAGAGGTTGCAAGATAAATAGATTGAACGGCTCTGCGCCTGTATTGCCTATTGAAGACTCTTCTTACTTGCCTCCTGAGTTCGACAAGAACACATCCATACTTGCTAAAGGAACCGATCTCTTTGTTGAAACACCAGATg GGGATTTCAAGGCTAGGACAGTGTCTATGGTCTTAAACAAAGACGGACAG GTGATTCTTAAAATGAAGAAACATAACCTACTCAGGACTAATAAACAAA GTATTGTGACGAATGTTCATGTGGAACTTTACAAGGATTCGGATAGCGAAGACAACAACATAGAGGACACTTGTTATCTCATTGTCCTGAGGACGAACAGAGGAGATATCAAACTAGACATGGCGGATGATTACAGTCGTTACAAGACATGGGTCACAACGATCCAACACATgctcactctctcttcttctttacgtACAAATTACGATCTCActttttacaacaaaaactga
- the LOC104761862 gene encoding uncharacterized protein LOC104761862 isoform X2 — protein MSTYNMVKQEFIKKWITTLHILDCSVVHEHPLNITERKNAIKLSSDIAMAAARSSSTVWSRALISRSGNKTANKPMARRVLKKARNRMKNRCRTLRRNGNFTTKSGVRRRTELLKSLVPGGELIENKDYLIRETLDYIVYLRAQVDVMRTVAAVDSVTGNLTNDNK, from the coding sequence ATGAGCACTTATAATATGGTTAAGCAAGAATTTATCAAGAAATGGATAACTACTCTCCACATATTAGATTGTTCTGTTGTTCATGAACATCCCTTGAACATAACCGAGAGGAAAAATGCGATAAAACTGTCATCGGATATAGCCATGGCAGCCGCTAGAAGCAGCTCTACTGTATGGAGCCGCGCTCTCATCTCTAGGAGCGGAAACAAGACGGCCAACAAACCTATGGCTCGTCGAGTACTAAAAAAAGCTCGAAATCGGATGAAGAACCGTTGTCGCACTCTTAGACGAAATGGAAATTTTACAACGAAAAGTGGAGTGAGAAGACGTACGGAGTTGCTTAAGAGTCTTGTACCGGGAGGCGAGTtaatagaaaacaaagattATTTGATAAGAGAGACACTTGATTACATCGTCTATCTCCGAGCGCAAGTGGACGTTATGCGAACCGTCGCAGCAGTAGATTCAGTAACCGGAAACTTAACGAACGATAACAAATAA
- the LOC104761862 gene encoding uncharacterized protein LOC104761862 isoform X1, protein MMSTYNMVKQEFIKKWITTLHILDCSVVHEHPLNITERKNAIKLSSDIAMAAARSSSTVWSRALISRSGNKTANKPMARRVLKKARNRMKNRCRTLRRNGNFTTKSGVRRRTELLKSLVPGGELIENKDYLIRETLDYIVYLRAQVDVMRTVAAVDSVTGNLTNDNK, encoded by the exons AT GATGAGCACTTATAATATGGTTAAGCAAGAATTTATCAAGAAATGGATAACTACTCTCCACATATTAGATTGTTCTGTTGTTCATGAACATCCCTTGAACATAACCGAGAGGAAAAATGCGATAAAACTGTCATCGGATATAGCCATGGCAGCCGCTAGAAGCAGCTCTACTGTATGGAGCCGCGCTCTCATCTCTAGGAGCGGAAACAAGACGGCCAACAAACCTATGGCTCGTCGAGTACTAAAAAAAGCTCGAAATCGGATGAAGAACCGTTGTCGCACTCTTAGACGAAATGGAAATTTTACAACGAAAAGTGGAGTGAGAAGACGTACGGAGTTGCTTAAGAGTCTTGTACCGGGAGGCGAGTtaatagaaaacaaagattATTTGATAAGAGAGACACTTGATTACATCGTCTATCTCCGAGCGCAAGTGGACGTTATGCGAACCGTCGCAGCAGTAGATTCAGTAACCGGAAACTTAACGAACGATAACAAATAA
- the LOC109130543 gene encoding uncharacterized protein LOC109130543 yields MRCRALNIRRRKRVMVNVSSRKLMTRLRRMVAPETSFSGEVVDGDTLYRLTADHIFLLQARIQLLRRISSVCGL; encoded by the coding sequence ATGAGGTGTAGAGCACTTAATATTCGGAGAAGGAAGAGAGTGATGGTTAATGTGAGCTCAAGGAAGCTCATGACCCGTCTTCGGCGAATGGTTGCTCCGGAAACAAGTTTTTCCGGCGAGGTTGTTGACGGTGACACACTTTATCGGCTCACGGCTGATCACATTTTCCTACTTCAAGCAAGAATCCAACTTCTTCGTCGTATTTCCTCTGTATGTGGTCTCTAG
- the LOC104761864 gene encoding uncharacterized protein LOC104761864, translating into MKRVSLVARKKHKRKKNIRFVKSIVAYLKSDDYMFAPLFSNSPPFTTEVNTPPSSSSKTDDISLTGFESLGFERVIKKKKRTMSEKVKRYLKSDCHMYGPVISPPKLGSASLKGKLQITNLVTMEVSTSNTTTREDNSNYRNLRSDIVGQALHNGRINFPKRGLVSLEGQRGGLSRETDLSSAFSSLPEEKMVKPDQRRVTIE; encoded by the exons ATGAAAAGAGTTTCATTGGTTGCGCGTAAGAAACacaagaggaagaaaaacataagattcGTGAAGAGTATTGTGGCTTACCTCAAATCGGATGATTACATGTTCGCTCCTCTGTTTTCCAATTCCCCACCGTTCACGACTGAGGTAAATACGCCTCCGTCGTCGAGTTCGAAGACGGACGACATCTCCCTGACAG GGTTTGAGTCATTGGGGTTTGAGAGggtaattaagaagaagaagagaacaatgtCTGAGAAAGTTAAGAGATACCTAAAATCTGATTGTCACATGTACGGACCAGTGATCTCACCTCCAAAGCTTGGTTCTGCTTCACTTAAAG GGAAATTGCAAATAACAAATTTGGTTACGATGGAAGTATCAACGAGTAATACAACCACGAGGGAAGATAACAGCAATTATAGGAATCTCCGGTCAGATATTGTAGGACAGGCATTGCATAATGGAAGGATCAACTTTCCAAAACGAGGATTGGTTAGCTTAGAAGGACAACGAGGTGGACTAAGCCGTGAAACAGATCTTTCATCAGCTTTTTCCTCTCTACCAG AGGAAAAGATGGTGAAGCCAGATCAAAGGAGAGTTACTATTGAGTGA